One window from the genome of Dolosigranulum savutiense encodes:
- a CDS encoding 5-formyltetrahydrofolate cyclo-ligase, with product MMRSKESIRQEAQETLKSLNNARRSSVTQLLHDRLFDSDLWRNANSIGVTMSQDIEWDTYPIINRAWREKKTISVPKATHKTRQMTFYVITSFDQLEEGYIGIQEPIEEKATKIEKQDIDLLIVPGVAFTKDGYRIGFGGGFYDRFLADFSGETVSLIGTEQLYNNLPHDEYDQPVNHIITDQGLIYCYKNRKES from the coding sequence ATGATGCGAAGTAAAGAAAGTATCCGTCAAGAAGCACAAGAGACTTTAAAATCACTTAATAATGCTCGACGATCTAGTGTAACGCAATTACTTCATGATCGTTTATTTGATTCGGATTTATGGAGGAATGCCAACTCGATCGGTGTTACGATGTCGCAAGATATTGAGTGGGACACTTATCCGATTATTAATCGAGCTTGGCGTGAGAAGAAGACGATTTCAGTGCCAAAAGCAACGCATAAAACGCGTCAGATGACGTTTTATGTGATAACCTCTTTTGACCAGCTGGAGGAAGGCTACATCGGTATTCAAGAACCTATTGAAGAGAAAGCTACGAAGATTGAGAAGCAAGATATTGACTTACTGATTGTACCGGGAGTTGCTTTCACAAAAGATGGCTATCGCATTGGTTTTGGTGGTGGATTTTATGACCGCTTCTTAGCTGATTTTTCGGGGGAGACGGTCTCATTAATTGGAACGGAACAGCTCTATAACAACTTGCCACATGATGAGTATGATCAACCAGTCAATCATATTATAACCGATCAAGGTCTCATCTATTGTTATAAAAATCGAAAGGAGTCTTGA
- a CDS encoding sigma-70 family RNA polymerase sigma factor, whose protein sequence is MDINVKITMVDIVVLLLKQTEDTIFEALQEACLPVILKRVKACYLRGFEHRDLLQEAYIVLWKILPKYNVRGNIRFRPYFKRCLQNYFNSLIRDQLADKRALNQSIYSLDSIYERVGTELDHGDYADGQPEDQAIARETLARYRTGLSKLEKAVFELMMQDKPYDEMATILDKSPKKVRNACYRCRKKLKKYVHD, encoded by the coding sequence ATGGATATAAATGTAAAAATTACGATGGTTGATATTGTGGTGCTACTTTTAAAACAGACAGAGGATACAATTTTTGAGGCATTGCAAGAAGCCTGTTTGCCAGTGATATTAAAGCGAGTCAAGGCGTGTTACTTACGCGGGTTTGAACACCGGGATTTACTGCAAGAGGCTTATATTGTACTATGGAAGATATTGCCCAAATATAATGTTAGGGGAAATATTCGCTTTAGGCCGTACTTTAAACGGTGCTTACAAAATTATTTTAACTCATTAATTCGAGATCAACTCGCTGACAAACGGGCGCTCAATCAATCGATTTATTCGCTTGATTCTATCTACGAACGAGTTGGAACGGAGCTGGATCATGGTGATTATGCAGATGGACAGCCAGAAGATCAAGCAATTGCGCGTGAAACATTGGCACGCTACCGAACCGGCTTATCCAAGTTAGAAAAAGCCGTCTTCGAACTTATGATGCAAGATAAACCTTATGACGAAATGGCAACTATCTTAGATAAAAGCCCAAAGAAAGTACGTAATGCATGTTATCGTTGCCGTAAAAAATTAAAAAAATATGTACATGATTAA
- a CDS encoding DUF378 domain-containing protein: protein MKFIDRLALILTILGGIHLLLVGAIQVDVFEVIFGPDNQQAIHISYIIIGLSALWCLKYFSYTPKGGSRLRGR from the coding sequence ATGAAATTTATCGATCGTTTAGCCCTTATTTTAACTATTTTAGGTGGTATTCATTTATTATTAGTCGGTGCTATCCAAGTTGATGTGTTCGAAGTAATCTTTGGTCCTGATAATCAACAGGCCATTCATATCAGTTACATTATCATTGGACTCAGTGCACTTTGGTGTCTGAAATACTTCTCTTACACGCCAAAAGGTGGCTCACGATTACGCGGTAGATAA
- a CDS encoding formate--tetrahydrofolate ligase — protein sequence MMSDIEIAQNATMQPIEEIAAKLGIEVEALERYGKYKAKIDYNKIDQLEQNGKLILVSAMTPTPAGEGKTTTSVGLGDGLTHIGKKAAVALREPSLGPVFGIKGGAAGGGYAQVVPMEDINLHFTGDLHAIGAANNLVAAMLDNHIYQGNKLNIDPRRVAWKRAVDMNDRQLRQIVDGIGKRTNGVPREDGFEITVASEIMAVLCLSNTLTELKEKVKKCVVAYTYDYEPVTIGDIKAQGAVTALLKDALKPNLVQTLEGTPAFIHGGPFANIAHGCSSIMATKMALAHADYVITEAGFGADLGGEKFVNIKSRYADLNPDATVIVATVRALKMHGGVAKSDLEAENVEALRKGMPNLIKHIENIQDVFGMNAVVAINAFPTDTEAEMEALKEEVEKLGVEVVKSTHFVDGGKGAAELAEKVAEIAEKPNNFKFTYDLEDSAEEKLNKIVKRVYGGANVEITRTAARKLQRFEEQGYGNLPICMAKTQYSFSEDKKRIGRPEGFTITVRDVSVSAGAGFIVVLTGDVMRMPGLPSTPSAEKIDVDENGNITGLF from the coding sequence ATGATGTCAGATATTGAGATTGCGCAGAATGCAACGATGCAACCGATCGAAGAAATTGCGGCCAAACTCGGAATTGAAGTAGAAGCACTGGAACGTTACGGTAAATATAAAGCAAAAATTGATTATAACAAAATAGACCAACTGGAACAGAATGGAAAATTAATTCTAGTTTCAGCAATGACACCAACGCCGGCAGGGGAAGGAAAAACGACGACCTCAGTTGGGTTAGGTGATGGATTAACTCATATTGGGAAAAAAGCAGCTGTGGCGTTACGCGAACCATCATTAGGACCGGTTTTTGGTATTAAAGGTGGTGCAGCTGGTGGTGGTTATGCTCAAGTTGTCCCAATGGAAGATATTAACCTACACTTCACCGGTGACTTGCATGCAATTGGAGCTGCCAACAACTTAGTAGCAGCAATGCTTGATAACCATATTTATCAAGGGAATAAACTCAACATTGATCCTAGACGTGTAGCTTGGAAGCGTGCGGTCGATATGAATGACCGTCAATTGCGTCAAATTGTTGACGGAATTGGTAAGCGGACAAACGGTGTGCCACGTGAAGATGGTTTCGAAATCACTGTTGCATCTGAAATTATGGCAGTACTCTGCTTGTCTAACACACTAACTGAGTTGAAAGAAAAAGTAAAAAAATGTGTTGTAGCTTATACGTATGATTATGAGCCCGTTACAATTGGGGATATTAAAGCCCAAGGAGCTGTCACTGCTCTCTTAAAAGATGCTTTGAAGCCGAATTTAGTCCAAACCTTGGAAGGAACACCAGCCTTTATTCATGGCGGACCGTTCGCCAATATTGCGCACGGATGCTCTAGTATTATGGCGACGAAAATGGCGCTTGCGCATGCTGATTACGTCATTACTGAAGCAGGCTTCGGAGCGGATTTAGGTGGCGAGAAGTTCGTCAATATTAAATCACGTTATGCCGATTTAAACCCTGATGCGACTGTCATCGTAGCAACTGTTCGTGCACTGAAAATGCATGGTGGCGTTGCTAAGTCAGATCTAGAAGCCGAAAATGTTGAAGCACTGCGCAAAGGGATGCCGAACTTAATAAAGCATATTGAAAATATCCAGGATGTCTTTGGGATGAATGCTGTTGTGGCGATTAATGCTTTCCCAACAGATACGGAAGCTGAAATGGAAGCACTGAAAGAAGAAGTGGAGAAACTTGGAGTAGAGGTTGTGAAGTCTACCCACTTCGTTGATGGTGGTAAAGGTGCGGCTGAATTAGCTGAGAAGGTGGCCGAAATTGCTGAGAAACCCAACAACTTCAAGTTTACCTATGATTTAGAAGATTCTGCAGAAGAGAAGCTGAATAAGATTGTTAAGCGTGTATATGGTGGCGCGAATGTAGAAATTACCCGCACAGCTGCCCGTAAATTGCAACGATTTGAAGAACAGGGTTACGGTAACTTACCCATCTGTATGGCGAAGACACAATACTCCTTCTCTGAAGATAAGAAGCGAATTGGCCGTCCAGAAGGCTTTACTATAACTGTTCGTGACGTCTCTGTCTCAGCAGGTGCTGGCTTCATCGTTGTCTTAACCGGTGATGTCATGAGAATGCCAGGATTACCTAGCACACCATCAGCTGAGAAAATTGATGTCGATGAGAATGGAAATATCACCGGCTTGTTCTAA
- the mgsA gene encoding methylglyoxal synthase yields MEIALVAHDKKKADMIDFATAYKSILSKHKLYATGTTGKRLIEEVGLDIHRFNSGPLGGDQQIGAKISENDLDLLLFFRDPLTAQPHEPDVNALLRLCDVYGIPLATNIGTAEVLLKGLEAGFLDWRTDIHGEDWTL; encoded by the coding sequence ATGGAAATTGCACTTGTTGCTCATGATAAGAAAAAAGCCGATATGATTGATTTTGCTACAGCGTATAAGTCAATACTCAGTAAGCATAAATTGTACGCAACGGGAACGACCGGTAAACGCTTGATTGAAGAAGTGGGATTAGATATTCATCGTTTCAACTCTGGTCCACTTGGGGGCGATCAACAAATTGGTGCCAAAATATCAGAAAATGATTTGGATCTATTGCTCTTCTTCCGCGATCCATTAACAGCTCAACCACATGAACCGGATGTGAATGCACTATTGCGGTTATGTGATGTTTATGGCATTCCGTTAGCAACCAATATTGGGACGGCTGAAGTGTTATTGAAAGGCTTAGAAGCCGGTTTCTTAGATTGGCGTACTGATATTCATGGTGAGGATTGGACACTTTAA
- a CDS encoding ATP-binding cassette domain-containing protein gives MISFDSLSKSFKTTDGQFNALDNITLTIDKHECFGVIGQSGAGKSTLLRMINALERPTSGQVIVDGVAVSGLSGKELRQYKSTIGMIFQQFNLLNNKTVKENILLPLAIHDYNDTLDLDHVLDFVELSDKREAYPSELSGGQKQRVGIARALITKPRILLCDEPTSALDQGTTDDVVQVLKRVNEEFNMTIVVVTHELDVIKHLCDRSAILEGGKLLETLSVNKSDQTNLDQPYYERAREVLLS, from the coding sequence TTGATATCATTCGATTCTCTTTCAAAATCATTCAAAACGACTGACGGACAATTCAATGCATTAGACAATATCACCTTGACAATTGACAAACATGAATGCTTTGGTGTCATTGGTCAGAGTGGCGCAGGTAAATCAACTTTATTGCGCATGATTAATGCTTTGGAGCGTCCAACGAGTGGACAGGTGATTGTTGATGGCGTGGCAGTCAGTGGTTTATCTGGCAAGGAACTGCGACAATATAAATCAACAATTGGTATGATCTTCCAACAGTTCAACTTACTCAATAACAAAACTGTCAAGGAAAATATCTTACTTCCCCTTGCCATTCATGATTATAATGATACACTAGATTTAGATCATGTCTTAGATTTTGTGGAGTTAAGCGATAAGCGTGAAGCCTATCCATCAGAGTTATCTGGTGGACAGAAGCAACGTGTCGGTATTGCTCGCGCATTAATTACAAAGCCGAGAATTTTATTATGTGACGAGCCTACCTCTGCCCTCGATCAAGGAACAACAGATGATGTCGTTCAAGTTCTAAAACGCGTCAACGAAGAGTTTAACATGACAATCGTAGTTGTTACACACGAATTGGATGTTATCAAGCACTTATGCGATCGATCTGCTATTCTAGAAGGGGGCAAATTGCTCGAGACGCTCTCAGTTAATAAGTCGGACCAAACTAATCTCGATCAACCTTACTACGAACGGGCTCGTGAGGTGTTATTATCATGA
- a CDS encoding cyclodeaminase/cyclohydrolase family protein has protein sequence MNQESITSFINRLASDEPTPGGGAAVGIGASMGVAAIMMAARFSDTDRLEDEQRKSLKTALERLEFSKDKFLELVAADEEGFQPLAKAYQMPKSTAEEKQKRQEAIEQGLAIASQAPARLLEEVRVVLNIVDDIFPLVKRVIISDIGVGTQLLLAAANASSLNLSINARSMKNAKNKEKYTILRDDLTTSIKKDAEIIQNRVEEKLK, from the coding sequence ATGAATCAAGAATCAATTACTAGTTTTATCAATCGTTTAGCCTCCGATGAGCCAACTCCTGGTGGTGGAGCAGCTGTTGGAATTGGCGCTTCAATGGGAGTAGCAGCGATTATGATGGCTGCTCGATTTTCTGACACAGACCGTTTAGAGGATGAACAACGTAAAAGTTTAAAAACTGCCCTCGAACGTTTAGAATTCTCTAAAGATAAATTTTTGGAATTAGTCGCAGCAGATGAGGAAGGTTTTCAGCCATTAGCGAAAGCTTACCAGATGCCTAAATCAACAGCAGAAGAAAAACAAAAACGTCAAGAAGCGATTGAACAAGGATTGGCTATCGCTTCCCAAGCACCTGCTCGCTTGTTGGAAGAAGTCCGAGTAGTACTTAATATTGTGGATGATATATTCCCTTTAGTTAAGCGTGTAATTATTAGTGATATCGGCGTAGGGACGCAGTTATTGCTGGCAGCAGCGAATGCTAGTAGCCTCAACCTATCGATTAATGCGCGATCAATGAAAAATGCTAAGAATAAGGAAAAATATACGATATTACGTGATGATCTAACAACCTCAATCAAAAAAGATGCAGAAATAATTCAAAACCGGGTTGAAGAAAAACTAAAATAG
- a CDS encoding ABC transporter permease subunit, translated as MNEFLERLIEYLPRIYDSLVETSIMMGFAMTAAILLGLPLGTLLFLTAKGKPKENAVIYNIANAFVNIVRSFPFLLLIIALLPFVRTFYGRATGDPVAASFPMMLIAIALYARFVEQSLLDVPKGVIELADAMGASTTQLVWKYLYVEARSSLVIGFTTAFVSFVSYSTVMGVVGGGGIGDFAIRYGYQRFETDVMYVAIVIIIVLVQIFQWLGLQLAHKLDKR; from the coding sequence ATGAATGAATTCCTCGAACGTTTAATTGAATACTTGCCCCGAATCTATGATAGCTTAGTCGAGACAAGTATTATGATGGGCTTTGCGATGACAGCTGCAATCTTACTCGGCTTGCCGTTAGGGACATTACTGTTCCTAACCGCCAAAGGTAAACCGAAAGAAAATGCGGTTATCTACAATATTGCCAATGCCTTTGTCAATATTGTCCGCTCATTCCCGTTCTTACTACTCATTATTGCACTGCTCCCCTTTGTGCGGACATTTTATGGACGAGCAACGGGAGATCCTGTGGCAGCGTCTTTTCCCATGATGCTCATCGCGATTGCGCTATACGCCCGCTTCGTTGAACAATCACTACTCGATGTGCCCAAGGGAGTCATTGAATTGGCCGATGCGATGGGCGCTAGCACAACGCAATTAGTCTGGAAATACTTGTACGTCGAAGCACGAAGCTCACTTGTAATCGGCTTTACGACAGCCTTTGTTAGCTTCGTCTCATACTCAACTGTCATGGGCGTTGTCGGCGGCGGAGGTATTGGTGATTTCGCCATTCGCTACGGCTATCAACGCTTCGAGACTGATGTAATGTACGTCGCCATTGTTATTATTATTGTCCTTGTCCAGATTTTCCAGTGGCTTGGATTACAATTGGCACACAAACTTGACAAACGGTAA
- a CDS encoding bifunctional 5,10-methylenetetrahydrofolate dehydrogenase/5,10-methenyltetrahydrofolate cyclohydrolase yields MGLLRGKPVREALLKEVKTNVENLETQPQLAIVRVDGDKPSASYAKMATKTMESVGIDVESVIFGPDVTLADLQATAAELNEDPSVHGIIFMQPFPNNIQREDIAELIDPKKDVDCLNPVNLGKVMANSDDAMYPSTAKAVLELIDHYGIELKGTEVCVVGSSLVVGSPLVQMLINREATVANCHIETKDITVHTTAADLLISATGALEMIKADHVKEGATVIDVGFGMKDGSPTGDVDFKSVKGVVSNITPVPGGVGSITTAVLAQQVVKAVQLLARDNDAK; encoded by the coding sequence ATGGGATTGTTAAGAGGAAAACCAGTACGTGAAGCATTATTAAAAGAAGTGAAAACTAATGTTGAAAACTTAGAGACGCAACCGCAATTAGCCATTGTGCGGGTGGATGGGGATAAGCCGTCTGCTTCTTACGCCAAGATGGCAACAAAAACAATGGAATCAGTCGGAATAGATGTGGAGTCGGTTATCTTCGGACCAGATGTCACATTGGCTGACTTACAAGCAACGGCAGCTGAATTAAATGAAGATCCATCTGTACATGGTATTATCTTCATGCAACCTTTCCCCAATAATATTCAACGAGAAGATATTGCGGAATTGATTGATCCAAAAAAAGATGTGGACTGCTTGAACCCCGTCAATTTAGGAAAAGTGATGGCGAATAGTGACGATGCGATGTATCCGAGTACTGCTAAAGCTGTCTTAGAATTAATTGACCATTATGGTATTGAACTGAAAGGGACCGAAGTATGTGTAGTCGGTAGTAGTTTAGTGGTCGGTAGCCCATTAGTCCAGATGCTGATCAACCGCGAAGCAACGGTGGCAAACTGTCATATTGAAACGAAAGATATTACAGTTCATACGACTGCAGCTGACTTGCTAATCTCAGCCACCGGAGCGTTAGAGATGATTAAAGCCGATCATGTGAAAGAAGGAGCAACGGTGATCGATGTTGGTTTTGGGATGAAAGACGGTAGCCCAACTGGAGATGTTGACTTCAAATCGGTGAAAGGTGTCGTTAGTAACATCACACCGGTGCCAGGGGGAGTCGGCTCTATTACAACCGCCGTGCTAGCCCAACAAGTAGTTAAAGCAGTTCAATTATTAGCGAGGGATAATGATGCGAAGTAA